DNA from Musa acuminata AAA Group cultivar baxijiao chromosome BXJ1-5, Cavendish_Baxijiao_AAA, whole genome shotgun sequence:
ACTCGCCTGGACGAACAATATGTTGGACTTTGCTTTCCCATACCTCTTGCAGgtgatttcttttttttatcttgtgGTTGCAATAGTATCATGCAGTGTGTTCCCAATCACGAAGACTATACACATCGTTTGAAGCCATGTCAGCATCGATGACATACTGTTTTCGTCTCTGTAGTTTATTCGGGAGTATACGAGCAAAGTTGATGAACTTATTAAAGACAAGATTGAAGCACAAAATGAAGCGAAAGTAAAAGAAAATGAGGAGAAGGATTTGGTTGCTCAGCAGGCACGTTGGACGCATTCATTCTTAACAatccttttttttaaaaaaaaatttcaagtgtcCTTCTGTTGCCTAACAATGACATTGATTTCCTTTTGCAGAATATGTACGCTCAGTTGCTACCCTTAGCGTTGCCAGCTCCACCAGTGCCTGGTATGGGAGGTCCAGGCATGGGTGGACCTTATCCACCTCCGCCACCCATGGCTGGTATGGGGATGCCCCCGATGCCGCCATTTGGAATGCCTCCTATGGCAACGTACTGAGATGATATAGTGGGGGAAGGGAAGTGTTACTGAGGAAGAATCCTGGGTTTGGGATGCATCTTCATAAGGTTATTATCTCGTCAATCCTTTTTCTTTCGGTTCCAGGCATTTTGTGATTACCATTAAGGCCCAAAGATTACGAATGGTTTCTGCTTCATAGATCAGAGGATCGTGTGTAGATTTGTATGAACAGTAGCTGGAAGGCACATATATAGGTTCTTATCATCTCATGTCAATTATAATTGTGTATGTTTACTTTTTGTACTCTACCGCCGGATGTATCCTTTTTTgcttgtttgcttttcttgaggttGTGTGCGAGATTTCTTGTTTCTGTATCCTTTAATGAATTTTGTAAGTGCCTGTACAGTAATAATATTCTGACAGTGCTCATTCGGAAGCAGTTTACAGCAAATAAGCTTCTCTATGAACTATTTGTCTTTCTTTCCAGAGTCAAAGGTTATGCATACTTTTGGAGATGAATGATTTCTAGATGTTTAGCGGCTACAATTGACTGTCATTTGTAAATTTAGGCGGATGATATATGAATGTCATGTAATTTATTAGTTTAAGATCAGCACATAAGTAGTTTCATTTGTGTATTGGGTGCGATGGAGTCTCATAATTTCTCGTGTGGGggaaaataaaaatgaagcaATATTATCGGAAATAGGAGACTGATGATATGTAAATCCCGTCATGTGTGTCGCGCGTGCCTCTTAGGAGTGTGCTCAATCATAGGCGCCTTAGTCCATATtagtatccaaaaaaaaaaaaaaacgaatctTATGCATACTTTGGTATCACATTCTGCCGTAGTTAATGTAGTAGGCACACATGCTATAAGAGGTAGTGTTGGATGGTAAAAGGAATCCATACATGGGCCAATTAGATATTACCCATATAGTTAGATCTCTTTTATATTGCAATCTtcaaacttaaaaaaaattatattatgattcttatagttacgaaagtgaaaaaaattaattctaattctccggatggaagcataaaaacgatgagtaaaataataattttaacgtttcaaTTATGTTTTCGATGGTGATAGACGACAGTGTTGCTAAGGGTCATGGTAACTGTCGACGCTAACTTCCTCTTGGCTTGCCACATCCGTTAGGTCATATATGTTGCTTGTCACTCCGTCGACGTAGGTTGTCACGTCTCCGGCAGGTCTACCTCCTCTACGCTTCCTGTGATCTCGATCCTATTACCTCCCTTTTGCACTTCATAGCTTCCTCGTCCTCTAGCTCTTGCCTCTCCACCTCAAGTCCATGGCGATGCCTCAGGCGAAGAAGCTTATAGATCCTTGGCAGACGACTACAAAGCGGTGACACAAGGTTGGTTGAGGAGAGGGTGGAGGCCATCCTTGTAGGTTGGGCTAGAGGATGGGGTTGCGGAGCGAATGGCGATGCGTGGAAGTGGCGGCATGCGTGGTTGGCCCACACAAGGAAACAACTGCTGCCCTATCACTATGGGTTTGCTCTCGGTGACTCGAGCGATCCATGATGCAATTGTGGTGATTAGCCTTGCAGGTACTTCGAAGCACACATCTAGTCACCAAAGTGCCACCCGACCGCCCCTTTTCGTTGTTGCATCCTGCTCTCGGAGCTTGAAGACAAACTACAATGTGGCCACGAGGGCCACCTGTAATGGTAGGGCTACGGTCGTTTCCTAGTGTAGGCCAACTACATGAGCTACCGCTTCCACGCATCACCATCCACTCTGCAACCCCATCCTCCGGCTCCAACCTAACAAGACGGCCTCCACCCTCTCCTCAACCACGCCGCATTGTCACTTTATGATCGTTTGCTAAGGATTTGTGGGCTTCTTCATCCAAGGTGTCACTGTGGACTTGGAAGTGGAGAGGCAAGAGCTAGAGGACGAGGAGGCCACAGAGAGTGCGAGGGGGAGATAGTAGGATCGAAATTGTAGGAAGCGTAGAGATGACAGACCCGCCATGAACCTATGCCAAAGACGCGGTAGTCAGCGTTGAGGGAGTGGCAAGCGTCATAGGTGACCTAATGATTGTGGCAAGTCAAGAGGAAGTTGGTACCATGGATGGATGCATTGCAGGCCTAATGTAAACCGTCATCCTTTCATCACTCTATATTGCATCTGCATTGGCACCGCTCTACATTTGCATTAATGTTGATGCAGTTGTCATGGCTCCCAATAGCGTTGTTGCTATCTGTCACAACTAAAAACGTAACTCGgacgttgaaattattttttcgaCCATTATTTTTGTACTTCCTTCGATAAAACCGATGAAATTAGGAGAGCTAtatgttttacttttataattataattatagtaTGTCAATACAAATTTTTTAAGTCCAAGAATTGAAATACTAAAAAAAAATCGAACTACAGGAACTAATCTATAATTACCCccatacatacatgcataaatTAATAAGAACGAAAGAATAGTCCAATATCCAATCCTCCTCTTCACAGATCATGTGATTCCATCATCAAATCAAACCCACTGCTCACACCATCGTCATCATGCTTCTGAACTCTTCAAAGCTCAGCACTCCATCGCCGTCGAGATCGTACCTGCAGATCATGGCCGCGCACTCGTGGATGCCACTCGACGTGCCCAGCCGGCTGAGCATCCGCTTCAGGCTCCGGGGCGTAATGCAGCCCTCCCCTTCGCTCTCGTACATCTCGAACGCCGCTCTCAAGCCTCTCTCCGTCTCTTCCTCCCCCTCCACCTCCACCACCTTCACAAACTCCTCGAACCCCAGCAGCCCGTCCCCGTCGCCGTCTACTAACGCGACGAAGGCCTCGGCGTCCTCGAGGGACAACTCCTCGCCGACCGTCCTCATGCAGAGGGTCAGCTCCGCGGCGGAGATCTTCCCGTCGCCGTCTTTGTCGAAGAAGCGGAAGACTGCGTCGAGGCCCGTGACGTTGGAGCGAGGAGACGCCATGGAAGCTGAGAGCTGATGAGAGGTGGAGGTTGCAGACGAGGTTCTCGGTCGAGAGGATTTATATTCAACGGCGTGAGATGACGAGAAGAGACATGGTCTGCGGAGAAGTTTCCTTGAGCTCATTCGCGAGGAATCAGGAAAGGCGTGTCTGCTCGGCACCACGAGCCATTTCTTGCAGAGGTGCTCGTCTTTGGTCCACCCGGCGTCGGTCAAGAGGAATTTGCTGAGGGTTTCGGTTTCGCCAAGTTTCTGGATGTGCTGACCGCCAGTGTAAATAAACTACTTGGGGACAACCAATCCTGGAGGAGGCTGATGCGGGACCCGCTTACCTCCCGCGACTACTATTACATATATACCTCTCACGGCCGGTCGGTGAGGTGGCTGGCCGAGGCTCCATGTGGGACCCACCGGTGTTACCTAAATCGCGAAATGATCATTActgtgatataattttttttatttaaagataaatcataaaaataagatTCAAGTACAGAATCTTAcaacaaattttaaaatatatattaaataatatttcgaACATTTAATTcttgataataaaataaaatatatttattattgtattaatatttaaaatataataaatatatcgaATTGATAGGAAATATAAAAACAGTTAGTCGTTACTCGTCGCGCAAGCATCGTATAAAAGACGCGTGGAAGGAAAAGGTCACCGGTTGGTGGACAGGAAGTTAGACTTTGATCTAAGCAAGCCAAGTTTGGGGATTAGCTCTTGCCGCCCAACCAAACGGTGGTGGTGGTCAACTTTGACGCTTTATACCTGCAAATAAGGAGAAGTCAAATCTTTGAACGGAGAATAGATACTTCTCCGTGGGAAAGTACGAAAGGGTCTCTTCAAAACCGTTTATTTCGATCATAAATCTTAATCACTATTAGGAAGCTGACTTGACCGCCGCTTAAAACGCCATACGGTGGGGTGGGTTCACGAATAACTCAGCATTTCTTACAGAAGAAAGATGATGGTTGCTAATTCAACAACCGTGGCTGTAGTTTAGTGGTTAGAATTCCACGTTGTGGCCGTGGAGACCTGGGCTCGAATCCCAGCAGCCACAgatcttttgatttttttcttttctttttttaattcgaTATTTTCGAAAAATTATAGCAACTTTTGATGCGCCTACTCTTATTAATTCAATGACATTCTTTTGTGAAATGTGGTTTACTTTAGCCAATTCTCCCACTCCATGGTGACAACGTACGTCAAATAAGTGTGACGAAGGCACGAGTAATTAATActcgggctaattatatattataattaaacctttttagtatcTCAATCcttatatttaaataaattatattaaaatttttatagttataaaaataaaatatctagttcACTTTTTTTTAACAGATATTTTAAACATCACAATTATATTTTCGATGGTGGTGTACGACGACACCGTTGGAGCCACGAATGACTATTGTGAATGAGCAGGAAAAATGACGACAAGAGGTGAAACAAAGAGAGAGGAGGATGCAAATGCTGACGTTGAATTTGCATCGGTATCGCTCAGCAACTACGTCGACACCAACGCAGATGCTGAGCGATGAAGGGGCTGCTTGCATCTACATCGATATGGTCACAGATGTAAAACAACGTCGCTTATCCTCACATCGTTATCGGTGCCAACATAGTTGCCAAGCAACGACGATACAACTGAAAAATGTTGTcaccttcctcctctccctctttatcTACAACTGCTATATGCAGACTTCAACAACATCAGCATTCATGAAcatcaaaaatataaataaaatattaaaattatttttttatttatcattttcatattttcattGGTAAAACTGATaacattaggataaataaaattagatattttaCTTATACCAAAGAGATCAAACTATACGaggtaatttataattaacccttAACACTCTTATTGTTGGTAAACTACAAATACTCTTAGATATGTTTCAGATGTATTCTTCAGTATAACGTGGTATACATTAGCCAGTCTCCCACTCCGTGGTGAAAGCGAACGTCAGTCGCGTCAAGTGTGCGTCCGAGATTGACGTAAGACTCGCCCAATCGAGTATTGGGCGCATTTGCTATCGATCATAAAGCGTACAAAATACGGTTGCAATACGTGGGGGGCCAGCACAGAAAACCGAAGCATTTGTTTGTGCTTGGGGGCTAAAGATGCAGCAAATTTTGAGAATTTTTACTCGCTCTACAAAGATCTCGAGTGACATAATCTATGACCTCCAAACGCTATGGCCCAACTTTGATCAGACTAGTTATAAGACTTAGCAAGAGTCCTTAATCCCGGATTCGGATTCTATGGGCACCATCCATGATGCAAAGATAAGACCTCGACTCTCATAAGCATCCACAAATGGAACATATCACAAAACAAGGCCAGCTCTGGACCAGTGGCCAGTGATTCCACGAGTGCAGCAGCCAGAGAAACATCAAAAGAAGCTTATGATCATTCCCCAGCTTTCTTTCTTCACCAACAAAAAGGCTAAATAAAtggaaaattatatataaaaaacaaCCGACAAAGTTTCTTAAAAGCtaccttttaaaaaaaaatcatcatataagATCCTATCAAAATCGAGGACCAATGGTTCAAAtggaataacaaaagaaaaaagaaaaaggaaagggtTCATATCGAGAAAATTTATCTGACcgtggaaattttttttttctcttgcctTTCGAAATAAGCTTTCTCCTCTCAATaaaaacacaaacaaaaaaaGGAGCACAATTAGCGAAGGGTGAAAGAATCTGAAGCTACCTAGCAAACCTATGGAGTGGAGAAGCTGAATTGTATGCCTGTCTTTCCATGGTCATGCTGTAGTTGTTTCAATATATAACAGTAGTTAATCTGTAAACAAAAACCACATCTTGTAAGAGGATAGAAGATTGGGTACACTATATTGTTTAGATTTCAAAGCGAGACAAACCTCCATGCGAAAGAATCTGGTGGGGAAGATTATGCCAAATCCGGCTGAGCTCCTAAATGTCTCCAAGAATCCCCGAAACGAGAAATTCTTGAACTCCGCCGGTGTCAAATCGACAACATTCCCGGTGTTTAAAAACATGTGACCGTGCACTCCAGACTCTCTAAACAACTTTAGCGGTAGATCAAATGAGAGATCAGCAAAGGCAGTAACTGCAAGATTACCTCCGATGGTGTCCCCGCATGGAGAGGCAATCCTTCCAGAAGGAGTGGTAGCTTCATCTTCACCATGTTTGGTAAGAATTGCTCTCCGCTCATCGGTTGGGCCTACTCCTCTTAACTTAAACCCCAACAAAGAAGTAGGACCACCCAAACTGCATATAGGAGAAGAATGACCGCCCATGTAAAATCGTTCAGGTAATGGTGATGTTGAGTCCATAAATCCCCTTCCCcatggcattatcgcacctgctGCAACACCAAAGTTGACAGCAGCATTGTAAAATCCCAAGGGGAAAGCTCCTCTAACATCAAACTCCTgtaacgagaaaaaaaaaaagtaagcaaACATTAATGGGAAATATGCATCTTTCATTTAAATTGAACAGAGAAAAATAATGGTATGATTGACCAAGAACATGACTGATGTTATTCTCTACAATTAATTGCAAAAAAAATTTAATCCTACAAAGAGAATCAATACAGATATAATTCAAATGACTAACTAATATCAAAAGTTCAGTCCAGCACTGTGAGAGGACAAATCCTTTCAACTGTGCTCTCCCTAAGCTTGTAGACCTCTTCCTTCTACAACATGGAATAAGAAAATCTGCACCTTCTCCAGTAAAATAGCACTATATAGCATGACTCGTTTGGTCACCAAGGCAGTCACATCTTACTGCATATTCCCAGGCAAACTCTGAGTCCATCTTCTCACCAAATAATGTTTTTCTAAATGAATACATTTCCATCTTTACATAAACCTCTAGCCAGTTTTATATGGATATTATCACAGGCTTTCACAAGCTTTCCTAGTGACATCCTGTCACGAACGgttgtcgcgcacccgcaacaactccgttcaacgaaccgttcgtcgctcacacctgcatgtacagctgcttgacagcatgttttctcttggttttgggtcattttgcttgtaaatatgtaagttcgaacaagctgcggcgttacaaagcgaccgctcaccgaaccgagcaaaacagccccaaaacaacccaaaacagctccgttttcgcgtgccgcgggagggttgcggagaactgcctccgctgaccaaaatgtcagccatctcaaacccctggaaccccccgggtggcacagggctggatgaggcttcggttatataccgggcgttgaactctctttcgcaagttcgcacgtgacctttacgggaacttgtcttcgcgcccgggaccaggtgagcggctgtttgtgggcttgcagctgttcgttcatccttgaaagccttgtttttctccctctccctcttttctcttgtgcacacaaggtgttcgtcgaattgcttgtaaagcttccccttttcgcgagacttcgagacttgtccgttgctcgttctttcgaactaaccaactttctcttttacaggtccttcgggacctgcaagaggttacaaagtgggctgatccttgcggagcaatatcgcaagggcgaagcgcgacttaggcaacgcaagctaagttcgcgtctttgccacaagggtaactcgcgacttaggcaacgcaagctaagttcgcgtctttggccgcaagggtgccgcacgccttaggcaattccagctaaggtcgtgacattgtggtatcagagcgggcaagcacttcgagcgaacagtgaacgaacttcgcaacttcgccatggcaaagcatcgtggcgaatcaagcaagacggggcaagccggacccttgccccaagcagccgcaggtgggctgcatgtgcacactcgctctcatgctgttggagtcgctcaagaggagcgcgacagcgaacaagatgagcgagaagttggctactctccgcgagcggaggaagcgcaatctggagcgctaactaagaaaaagagtcataaggaaaaactcacgacggcggaaacccgcctggatgttcttgaagcgagcatggaggaactctaccatggccaacaaagacttgttggggtagagagctcgcaagaggaagcggagtccaggattgacaaggtcgaggccctagtcgaccgactgtctgatgacaccaaagactccgtgcaacacttacaggatgttgtggcggaactcactgctaAGGTggtcatgctcacaagaacactaaatgcgggaggaggcaacacccgcgttgcaccgccacaaaatttgagggcacctgagcctcatggatatggaggggccagagatgccaaagagctcgagaactttctgttcgacatggagcaatacttccgagctacgaggcccgattctgaagataccaaagtttttatagcaacaatgtatctgaacggagatacgaaactttggtggcgaactcattGGGagaagatccaacaaggtcggtgtcgagtcgacacatgggaggacttgaagcaggagttgagaactcagttcctaccagagAACACGGAGTTCGTCGcacgaaggaagttgagacaactccgccaaagtaccaccatccgagactatgtgaaacaattttctgcactaatgctggacatacaggacatgtccgaaaaAGACAagatgttcagcttcctcgatggtttgaaaccatgggctcaataggagctaaatcgaaggaatgttaccgacgtggtcggggcaattgcgactgcagaaaggctcaccgactttgtttcttcTGAAGACCCaacaagaaggaaacaatcttcaggcaatcgaccTCCAAAGCATTctcaagggaaggagctcggggggcgaacaaaagaagaagagctcccacaaaggaccgaacccgaaaggcaaggcctcaaaacctggaggatgcttcttgtgcggaggaccgcaaatggtaagggagtgcccacaaaaacaggcactcaatgctttgacggcttccatccaccctccccgatcggacaagggcaaagctgttgctcttagttcaagcagttcagaatccagcagcgacgacgaggagtcgcaaggaccccgaatgggagcaatgcgtttgttgaacgctatgcggggtcaagtgggggagaacatgaagacaaaggcacaaaaagcaggaagtagtgagctgatgtatgtggacatcaagctaaatggccaaacgacccgtgcaatggtggacacgggcgctacccacaacttcatagccgatcgcgaagcacaacgacttgggttgaccttggagaagagcccaagccgaatgaaggcggtgaactcggaggccaggcgaatctccgggttggcgaagggagttcccatcaaaatcgggacttggagcggaaacaccaacatgatggccgtaccACTGGataacttccaagtgattcttggaatggagtttatgcacgcggcgaagttggtgccgatgccgttcttgaactccctatgtatgatgggaggcgatgacccctgcgtggttcccgtctctcggagagaaactaaggagccccaacacatttcggcattacaattgaagaaaggggtgcgaaaaggcgaattgacattcgtggctgctatgaagctagagccactcaatgaggaggccattcaagaacctgttaTGGTGGcaaacgtcctaaaagagttcaaagatgttatgccacccgagttgccgaagactcttccaccacgcagaggcgtggatcacagcatcgagctggagccaagagtgaagcctccagcgagaccaccctaccgcatgcccccgccagagttggcagaactcaggaagcagttaggtgaactgctaagcggtggtctcatccgcagctctaaagcacatttcggagctccagttctcttccagaagaaacaagatgggagcctccgattatgcgtcgactaccgagccctcaacaaagtaacagtgaagaacaagtatcccatcccgctcatcgcggacttgttcgaccaattgggcaaggctaagtatttctcaaaactcgaccttcggtcggggtattggcaggtgcacattgctgaaggcgacgaagcgaagactacctgtgtgaccaggtatggagcgtttgagttcttggtgatgcctttcgacttaaccaacgctccggccacattctgtactctcatgaaccagctattcaaggagtatttggataagttcatggtcgtctacttggacgatatcgtcgtctacagtcaaacgctcgaggagcacgtcaagcacctacggacgattttcaaggttctcagggagaacactttattcgtgaaaagggagaaatgctactttgctcaaaccgagatcttattcttggggcatcgaatcggtgatggttccattcggatggataagtcgaaggtgcaagcagttgcgaaaTGGCGAACTcccaagaaggtgccagagttgagatccttggtttcgtcaattactatcgacgcttcatagcgggatattcgaagcgggcaaccccactgacggagttgctgaaggagtagccttggaagtggtcggacaaatgtgagatagcattccaagatctaaaggctgctgttctggaagaaccagtgctcaaattgccgaactatggagagccctttgaagtccatacagatgcttcggacttcgctattgggggggtactcatgcaagagggtcatccgatggcctacgagagccgcaaactcaacgagaccgagcggcggtatccagtgcatgagaaggagatgacagcagtgatccactgtctacgagtttggcgacactacctcctcgggtcacgatttgtgctgaggacggacaacatcactctgagctatttccaaactcagaagaagctctccccaaagcaagcgcgatggcaggacttcctggctgaatttgatatggcaatggagtacaagcctgggaaggcgaatgtcgtggccgatgcactgagtcagaaagtggaatgtgtgaatgccgtacaactggagggcagaggccaagcaagtcagttgcactccaacttcctttcccgaatcagggatggactgtatagtgacccccgggcagttatcctgatgcagctcatcaaagaaggcaaggcacggcgattttgggtccaggagggacttgtttacacaaaagggaatagggtgtatgttccccgagtggacaatttaaggcatgagctcttaaaagagtgtcacgattccctttgggctggacacccaggcattcacagaacgttggctctcgtggagagggccttctactggtcgaagatggggattgatgtggaggaatatgttcgaacatgccttacttgccaacgagacaaggtggagcagcggaagccggtgggacttctggagtcgttgcccgtaccagaaaggccgtgggagagcatttccttggacttcatatcaagcttgccacctgtagggggactcggatcgatactcgtggtggttgatcggttttcaaagtatgcaactttcattgctgctcccctacactgttcagcagaggaggcggccaagctgatgatgaagtatgtagtgaagtattggggagtcccgcacaatatcattagcgatcgagacgctcggttcctgtgacgattttggaccgagctgttcaaattgttggggtcaaagttatacttctctacaagcctccacccccagacggatggtcagactgaaagaataaattcactcttggagcaatatcttcggcactacgtgagtgccaatcaacgagattgggtgaagctgttagacattgcccaattctcctacaacttgcaacggagctctgcatccaacaaaagccccttcgaaattatcacaggacaataaccgtcgactccgcacaccatggtaattgggtatactgggagtagtccatcagcctatcatttcgcaaaggagtggcatcgaaatgcagatattgtgcgggctt
Protein-coding regions in this window:
- the LOC135674978 gene encoding putative calcium-binding protein CML19, with translation MASPRSNVTGLDAVFRFFDKDGDGKISAAELTLCMRTVGEELSLEDAEAFVALVDGDGDGLLGFEEFVKVVEVEGEEETERGLRAAFEMYESEGEGCITPRSLKRMLSRLGTSSGIHECAAMICRYDLDGDGVLSFEEFRSMMTMV